GGAATTTTAGGATACACgaagacataaaaaaaacaGTAGACCTGTGTAAAAAAGCTGAAGCAACTGGAGTTTCATGGATTACAGTACACGGGAGAAATATAGAAGAAAGACATCAGCCAGTACATTATGATGcaattaaagtaattaaagaaaGCATACATATACCTGTTGTGGCTAATGGAGACATTAAAACTTTAAAGGATGCTGAAAACGTTCATCACCTGACAGGTGCAGATGGTAAGATTAAACATATCCTACTTTCTAAGTAAATTTACAAATTAAATTCACGAGTATTTGTTTTAGCTTTAAGTGGGATGTTGTTTGCATCTTTTTCTCTGAGGAGACAAATGAAGGATGGTATTTTAGATGCTTAATAAGCTCATGAACGGAATCTCTTGTAATTATCAGAGAACCAGAGCGCTGTTATTCAAAGTCTCAAGTACATTTGAAAGGCAAACTACAAAAGCTCTTTGCTTATTTATGCTTTCATCACTCAGTAGTGGAGTTAGGTAAGAGTTCAAGGGGGACCTTCAGACATCCATTCTGTTTATGGAACTGATCGTTTATTATAGAACTGTCGGTTTTGACTCGAAATCTTCTACTTCCTGCAAACAGTAATGGATTTCTCATAGTAAGAATATAGAGGGAGAGAGATAAACAAGCCAGATATTTAACAATTAAGATGATTTGATTCAAGTACACAATGAAGCATTACACTCTTATCTATTTATGTTGCCTTAGCTGTAGTAAAATATGGAAGTGAAAAGTCACCCAGCAGTTATTTGGTTACAGTAGGTTCTTACATGTTAAAGAATGGGCTGATATGTGTgtagcaaataaaaacagactaGTATCGAATTGCtgtttaaaaagtagaaaagaaaggcttcttttttctgtgttgcatCAGAATTTCTGGAAGGTAGGTTATGTTAACAGGTGAAATGAGGTGACAGATGGTGTAGGTTCTCAGGGGCCAGGGCTGTTAAACTGATGGCTTTAATACAGATGCAGTACTTAACCCTATTGTTCTCCCATTACTTGTTATAATGGATGCTATAAAGTAGGTGCAATAAAAAGGATGTAATGTTAAATTTAACAATAATGTAACTCACTGTTTAATTTGCAATTTGAAGGTGTAATGGTGGCTAGAGGACTCTTAGCAAATCCAGCTATGTTTGCAGGATACGAAGAAACGCCTTTGAAGTGCATCCAGGATTGGGTTGACATTGCTCTTGAGCACGGAACTCCTTTTACATGTTTTCACCACCACTTAATGTACATGATGGAACGGATAacttcaaaacaagaaaagaaagtttttaatgttttatcaAGTACCTCGGCAGTTCTGGATTACCTGGGTCATCATTATGGTGTGTGTAGCTGAAAGCATTTCGGTTGTATGTAAACTCATACTTTGTAATTGCCAGTGTTGCTACTTGGGCTCTTACTGATTAAATCCATATCAcagtgtaaatattttcaatacGGCTTAATCctgaggtcaggctgatggtttatatttttagtgtttttacATTGGCATATTTAACTAAAGAAATACTCCACATTCCACAAACGTGTATTTCTATTTACAAGGCATTACTGTACAGAGGGTTGCCTGTTATGTGACTGCagtgatttaatttatttttcaccagACAGTTGCTTACAGCAGTATGCAAAACTAAGGCCTTTTTATAGTGAAACTCCCTAAAATCAGGACTACTCATAAATAATCACAAAAATACATGACCAAAAGATCACAAAGGGAGCAATTatagaaatatttgctttaactGATATCAGACATAAGATGTGCTTTTgaattttagtttaattttccAGCTTAATGACTGTAAGAGTTTGAAGCCCAGCACTGTACCCTCTTGAATTAGATGTTCCTTTTACAATCTGAAATTTATAACTCAAAAAAATTCTACCATTAATATAATAAACCAAACCTGTAATACAGATAAGatgacagaaggaaggagagagtaAAATGAAGAGAGTTTAAATCAAGTACAGACCTAGATGGATCTAGAATGCAAGACTTGAAAGTTCCGTGTAACCAAGTACAGTATTGGTTATCTGCTATATAATAATCCTATGAAAGattaaaatgcagtcatttaCCAATCCAGGACTTTATAGGCCAAAGAAAAGCTGACAGATTCTCTCAGTAGGACTCTTGCATCCTTTCTGCAGGCGTGTTGCTTATCAAAGCATGACAACCGTTTCACATTGGATCTTTGTATTGGAGGAAGACAGTGAAAACTGGAACAAGACAATAAATCTGCACTCCAGCTGCATTTGTTCTGCAAGGGAAATTTCACAAGCCTGTGCAGTACAATTATTTGTAATcaaataatttgtttcctttctatgTTTACACAGAAACTCATAGAAGAAATGCTTAGTTTTTTAATGGGTACTTTGTGCATATACAAGTGAATGGTTCTAAAGTTTCTAAATAAATTCCTTGCTTTTGTATACAATTGTAATTTGCTTATTACAGTGTACAATATGGCAACCCGGGAGAGGGGGTTTTGCTTTTGAGGCCGTTCCCCATATCTGTAGTTTAGATATCTATGGTCCcacagttatttttaatgcagtgacAAAAAAgacttacttatttttcattgagaatttgctctgatCGAGGTAAACAAATGAGTTAGAAAAGCGTGACC
The Coturnix japonica isolate 7356 chromosome 1, Coturnix japonica 2.1, whole genome shotgun sequence DNA segment above includes these coding regions:
- the DUS4L gene encoding tRNA-dihydrouridine(20a/20b) synthase [NAD(P)+]-like isoform X2, whose translation is MNGDVAERERCPGKDPVGLFRAGHVVKICAPMVRYSKLAFRTLVRRYGCELCYTPMVVAADFVRSAKARDSEFTTNRGDNPLIVQFAAKEAQVLCDAALLVCPFADGIDLNCGCPQRWAMAEGYGACLINKPELVQDMVRHVRNQIDNPRFSVSIKIRIHEDIKKTVDLCKKAEATGVSWITVHGRNIEERHQPVHYDAIKVIKESIHIPVVANGDIKTLKDAENVHHLTGADGVMVARGLLANPAMFAGYEETPLKCIQDWVDIALEHGTPFTCFHHHLMYMMERITSKQEKKVFNVLSSTSAVLDYLGHHYGVCS
- the DUS4L gene encoding tRNA-dihydrouridine(20a/20b) synthase [NAD(P)+]-like isoform X1, translating into MNGDVAERERCPGKDPVGLFRAGHVVKICAPMVRYSKLAFRTLVRRYGCELCYTPMVVAADFVRSAKARDSEFTTNRGDNPLIVQFAAKEAQVLCDAALLVCPFADGIDLNCGCPQRWAMAEGYGACLINKPELVQDMVRHVRNQIDNPRFSVSIKIRIHEDIKKTVDLCKKAEATGVSWITVHGRNIEERHQPVHYDAIKVIKESIHIPVVANGDIKTLKDAENVHHLTGADGVMVARGLLANPAMFAGYEETPLKCIQDWVDIALEHGTPFTCFHHHLMYMMERITSKQEKKVFNVLSSTSAVLDYLGHHYGVLLIKA